One segment of Hemicordylus capensis ecotype Gifberg chromosome 8, rHemCap1.1.pri, whole genome shotgun sequence DNA contains the following:
- the BOLA3 gene encoding bolA-like protein 3 isoform X3, giving the protein MAAAVAGVLSCRRKILFILHNTVRTFASQTDGEARVTQVLKEKFPQAAAIKVVDISGGCGAMYEIHIESEQFKEKRIVQQHQMVTQVSRQALRKEIKSMHGLRIFTSVPKDGS; this is encoded by the exons ATGGCTGCCGCCGTTGCTGGGGTGCTCTCCTGCCGCAGGAAG attctttttatcttgcaCAATACAGTGCGAACATTTGCTTCGCAGACGGATGGAGAAGCCAGAGTGACACAAGTGCTTAAGGAGAAATTCCCCCAGGCTGCAGCTATCAAAGTAGTGGATATATCGG GTGGTTGTGGAGCAATGTATGAAATTCATATAGAATCTGAACAGTTTAAGGAAAAGAGAATTGTACAGCAACATCAGATGGTAACTCAGGTAAGCAGACAG GCCCTACGTAAAGAAATTAAATCTATGCACGGGCTACGGATATTCACCTCTGTTCCTAAAGATGGAAGCTAG
- the BOLA3 gene encoding bolA-like protein 3 isoform X2, with product MAAAVAGVLSCRRKGPSGITSAVLESPFHAASIMVTSEEPFSTKILFILHNTVRTFASQTDGEARVTQVLKEKFPQAAAIKVVDISGGCGAMYEIHIESEQFKEKRIVQQHQMVTQALRKEIKSMHGLRIFTSVPKDGS from the exons ATGGCTGCCGCCGTTGCTGGGGTGCTCTCCTGCCGCAGGAAG GGCCCTTCTGGTATTACTTCTGCAGTGCTGGAGTCTCCCTTTCATGCTGCTTCAATCATGGTAACATCAGAAGAACCCTTTTCAACCAAG attctttttatcttgcaCAATACAGTGCGAACATTTGCTTCGCAGACGGATGGAGAAGCCAGAGTGACACAAGTGCTTAAGGAGAAATTCCCCCAGGCTGCAGCTATCAAAGTAGTGGATATATCGG GTGGTTGTGGAGCAATGTATGAAATTCATATAGAATCTGAACAGTTTAAGGAAAAGAGAATTGTACAGCAACATCAGATGGTAACTCAG GCCCTACGTAAAGAAATTAAATCTATGCACGGGCTACGGATATTCACCTCTGTTCCTAAAGATGGAAGCTAG
- the BOLA3 gene encoding bolA-like protein 3 isoform X1: MAAAVAGVLSCRRKGPSGITSAVLESPFHAASIMVTSEEPFSTKILFILHNTVRTFASQTDGEARVTQVLKEKFPQAAAIKVVDISGGCGAMYEIHIESEQFKEKRIVQQHQMVTQVSRQALRKEIKSMHGLRIFTSVPKDGS; encoded by the exons ATGGCTGCCGCCGTTGCTGGGGTGCTCTCCTGCCGCAGGAAG GGCCCTTCTGGTATTACTTCTGCAGTGCTGGAGTCTCCCTTTCATGCTGCTTCAATCATGGTAACATCAGAAGAACCCTTTTCAACCAAG attctttttatcttgcaCAATACAGTGCGAACATTTGCTTCGCAGACGGATGGAGAAGCCAGAGTGACACAAGTGCTTAAGGAGAAATTCCCCCAGGCTGCAGCTATCAAAGTAGTGGATATATCGG GTGGTTGTGGAGCAATGTATGAAATTCATATAGAATCTGAACAGTTTAAGGAAAAGAGAATTGTACAGCAACATCAGATGGTAACTCAGGTAAGCAGACAG GCCCTACGTAAAGAAATTAAATCTATGCACGGGCTACGGATATTCACCTCTGTTCCTAAAGATGGAAGCTAG